The sequence CGTTCAGGCAGGGCCATGCCAAGACGCTTCATGCGCCGAAAAAGCGTGGTCTTATGGATGCCGAGCTCCCGCGCTGCGGCCAATCGATTGAAATCATTATGTTCCAGGGCCGCGTGGATGGCCTGCCTGTCGAGCATGTCGTGCATGGTGCGGCCTGCGGCGAAATGTCCGCGCGGGGCAAGAAGTGTCAGTTCGTCCGGCAGATGGTCGATATCGATGCATCCTTCACCGCACAGCACGAAGGCCCGCTCGATGCTGTTCTCAAGCTCCCGGATGTTGCCCGGCCAATCATGGGCCATGAGCAAAGACAGTGCCTCGGTGCTGATGCCCGTGACCGTGCGGCCCTGGATGCGATTGAGGCGACGGATGAACTGCTCAACCAAGAGGGGCAGGTCGTCCTTACGCTCGCGCAAGGGGGGCAGTTCCAGCCGGATGACATTGATGCGATAATAAAGGTCTTCGCGGAATTCACCAGCCCGAATCAGCTCCGTCAGGTTGCGGTTGGTGGCCACGATGACGCGGGCGTCGGTGGATTCGGTTCCGGAGGAGCCGAGCGGCTCGAAGGTCCGCTCCTGCAATACGCGCAAAAGGCGCACCTGCAGGGCCGGGCTGATCTCCCCGATCTCGTCCAGAAAAATTGTCCCGCCCCGGGCCTGGGCAAAGCGGCCGAGCCGGTCGCGGGTTGCCCCGGTGTAGGCCCCGGCCTTGACGCCGAAGAGTTCGGATTCAAGCAGGGTGTCGGGCAGGGCCGCGCAGTTGACGGCAATGAAAGGCCCGCCGGCGTGAGCGCTCAGGGAATGGATGGTGCGGGCGAAGAGCTCCTTGCCGGTGCCGGTCTCTCCGGTCAGCAGGACTGTGCTCGGGCTGGCGGCGATGGCGGGCAGCATGGAGAAGAGCTTGTGCATGCGCGGGCTGCGGCTGAAGAGCTCGCCGACATGGTAGCGGCCTTCGAGCTCGCGCTTGAGCGCGTCGATTTCCG is a genomic window of Desulfomicrobium baculatum DSM 4028 containing:
- a CDS encoding sigma-54 interaction domain-containing protein; translated protein: MSSPTKNPTVRTPTDAILESISDGVFTVDPQWRITSFNRAAEEITGVPRSEAIGRLCSEVFRSSLCGDNCPLQSTLQSGKPRIGTCGYIITAQGDRIPISVSTAVFRDESGQVMGGAETFRDLSEIDALKRELEGRYHVGELFSRSPRMHKLFSMLPAIAASPSTVLLTGETGTGKELFARTIHSLSAHAGGPFIAVNCAALPDTLLESELFGVKAGAYTGATRDRLGRFAQARGGTIFLDEIGEISPALQVRLLRVLQERTFEPLGSSGTESTDARVIVATNRNLTELIRAGEFREDLYYRINVIRLELPPLRERKDDLPLLVEQFIRRLNRIQGRTVTGISTEALSLLMAHDWPGNIRELENSIERAFVLCGEGCIDIDHLPDELTLLAPRGHFAAGRTMHDMLDRQAIHAALEHNDFNRLAAARELGIHKTTLFRRMKRLGMALPERDGRSPAKE